In a single window of the Pseudogemmatithrix spongiicola genome:
- a CDS encoding methyl-accepting chemotaxis protein, with amino-acid sequence MQTHIIDRLADWSAIFGTLAVVLLLGMGWGNLRDAATAGSLWWLIALLVAVAVAASALVFRLIISPIVGNQLRGLADVAEAIASGDLTQAPDAANAGGQLGRLGRAMVDMTATLRQLATLIRENASATSTRAAEITASTEHMAQAASGIAETASTLSHESAQMAETIRALNADAARLAALAAGVSGGAADGLARNNRLKTLATENAGLLDESARRLDELATDVQEGARATEALAQASDEIRAFVALVQKIARQSKLLALNAAMEAARAGEHGEGFTVVANEVRRLAQGTAEAAEKTDQLMKALIAQMETAGATGLRARGAVEAVRGATARGRQAFTQVERAVADGEQWVSAMASSAGAGQSLAKEITEKLSSLSQGTQAFADSMQDVAAASEEQSASTEEIAAVANSLVAAAEGVAGTANRFRTQS; translated from the coding sequence GTGCAGACGCACATCATCGACCGCCTGGCCGACTGGAGTGCCATCTTCGGCACGCTGGCGGTGGTGCTGTTGCTCGGGATGGGCTGGGGGAATCTCCGCGACGCAGCGACCGCCGGCTCGCTCTGGTGGCTGATCGCGCTGCTCGTCGCCGTCGCCGTCGCCGCCTCGGCGCTGGTGTTTCGGTTGATCATTTCGCCCATCGTCGGCAACCAGCTGCGTGGCCTGGCGGATGTGGCGGAAGCCATCGCCTCGGGTGACCTCACGCAGGCCCCGGATGCTGCCAACGCCGGCGGCCAGCTCGGCCGCCTCGGCCGCGCGATGGTCGACATGACGGCGACGCTGCGGCAGCTCGCCACCTTGATCCGCGAGAACGCCAGCGCGACGTCGACTCGAGCCGCGGAGATCACGGCCAGCACGGAGCACATGGCGCAGGCGGCGAGTGGCATCGCCGAAACGGCGAGCACGCTGAGCCATGAGTCGGCGCAGATGGCGGAGACGATCCGCGCGCTGAATGCCGACGCGGCCCGGCTCGCGGCGCTGGCGGCGGGCGTGTCCGGCGGCGCCGCCGATGGCTTGGCGCGCAACAATCGGCTGAAGACGCTGGCGACGGAGAACGCCGGCCTGCTTGACGAAAGCGCGCGACGCCTCGACGAGTTGGCGACGGATGTGCAGGAGGGCGCGCGCGCGACGGAAGCGCTGGCGCAGGCGTCGGACGAGATCCGCGCCTTCGTGGCGCTGGTGCAGAAGATCGCGCGGCAGTCGAAGCTGCTCGCCCTCAACGCGGCCATGGAAGCGGCGCGGGCCGGCGAGCACGGCGAGGGCTTCACCGTCGTCGCCAACGAAGTGCGGCGGTTGGCGCAGGGTACCGCCGAGGCCGCGGAGAAGACGGATCAGCTCATGAAGGCGCTGATCGCGCAGATGGAGACGGCAGGGGCCACCGGCCTGCGGGCGCGTGGCGCGGTGGAGGCCGTACGCGGCGCGACGGCGCGCGGGCGGCAGGCGTTCACGCAGGTCGAGCGCGCGGTCGCCGACGGCGAGCAGTGGGTGTCGGCGATGGCGTCCTCAGCCGGAGCCGGGCAGTCGCTCGCGAAGGAGATCACCGAGAAGCTCTCGTCGCTGTCGCAGGGGACGCAGGCATTCGCCGATTCGATGCAGGACGTGGCGGCGGCCAGCGAGGAACAGAGCGCGAGCACCGAGGAGATCGCGGCGGTGGCGAACTCGTTGGTCGCGGCGGCGGAAGGGGTGGCGGGGACGGCGAACCGGTTTAGGACGCAGTCGTAG
- a CDS encoding aspartate ammonia-lyase: MTSPDFSTTPFFAGLPDQLRWHLSQVAERHEYPVGAKLFSNGEPRQAFWVILEGTLAIELTGEGEPHRLATLGPGDVVGESILLQDDTHHTDGTVLAPMVAVRFGKRALEALLKDQPRLHAALLARSARVLAARLKAADATLSGRDRAAGFGGPTRDEKDLLGVRQVPQAALYGVQTLRAIENFPITGVALHDFPELIVALAQVKEAAAKANRELGTLDADVAEAIVKACHEIAAGTHHEHFRVDMIQGGAGTSTNMNANEVIANRACELLGVPRGTYTRVHPNEHVNLAQSTNDVYPTAVRLAIHSAIGTLQQEMRGLVEAFRAKGKEFAPHVKMGRTQLQDAVPMTLGQEFRAFGNTIAEDVDRLEEAKALLREINMGATAIGTGITAPAGYTEKVRAQLSQVTGLQLITAPDLVEATSDTGGFVQVSGVLKRCAVKLSKVCNDLRLLSSGPRTGLAEIRLPAMQPGSSIMPGKVNPVIPEAVNQVCFDVIGGDVTVTLAAEAGQLQLNVFEPIIAFRLLRNISALTNAVRVLREKCVVGIEANPQVMREYVERSIGLVTALLPALGYEQCTALAKEALESGRGVAELVIEKKLMTRRQLDEVLDPAAMVSGSH, translated from the coding sequence ATGACCTCCCCGGACTTCAGCACGACGCCATTCTTCGCGGGGCTCCCCGATCAGCTCCGCTGGCACCTCTCGCAAGTCGCCGAACGTCACGAGTACCCCGTCGGCGCGAAGCTCTTCTCCAACGGCGAGCCGCGGCAAGCCTTCTGGGTGATCCTCGAGGGCACGCTCGCCATCGAGCTCACGGGCGAAGGCGAGCCGCACCGGCTCGCCACGCTCGGACCGGGCGATGTGGTCGGCGAGAGCATCCTGCTGCAGGACGACACGCACCACACCGACGGCACGGTGCTCGCGCCGATGGTGGCGGTGCGGTTCGGCAAGCGGGCGCTCGAGGCGCTGCTGAAGGACCAGCCGCGGCTGCATGCCGCCTTGCTGGCGCGTTCGGCGCGGGTGCTCGCGGCGCGCCTCAAGGCCGCGGACGCCACGCTCTCTGGCCGCGACCGCGCCGCGGGCTTCGGCGGGCCGACGCGTGACGAGAAGGACCTGCTGGGCGTGCGGCAGGTGCCGCAGGCGGCGCTCTACGGCGTGCAGACACTGCGTGCCATCGAGAACTTCCCGATCACGGGCGTGGCGCTGCACGACTTTCCGGAGCTGATCGTCGCGCTGGCGCAGGTGAAGGAAGCGGCCGCGAAGGCGAATCGCGAACTCGGGACGCTCGACGCCGACGTCGCCGAAGCGATCGTGAAGGCCTGCCACGAGATCGCCGCGGGCACCCACCACGAGCATTTCCGCGTCGACATGATCCAGGGCGGGGCGGGGACCTCGACGAACATGAACGCCAACGAGGTCATCGCCAACCGTGCCTGCGAGCTGCTCGGCGTGCCGCGCGGCACGTACACGCGCGTGCATCCCAACGAGCACGTGAACTTGGCGCAGAGCACGAATGACGTCTATCCCACGGCCGTGCGCCTGGCGATCCACAGCGCGATCGGCACGCTGCAGCAGGAGATGCGCGGGCTCGTCGAGGCGTTCCGCGCGAAGGGCAAGGAGTTCGCGCCGCATGTGAAGATGGGCCGCACGCAGCTGCAGGACGCCGTGCCGATGACGCTGGGCCAGGAGTTCCGGGCGTTCGGCAACACGATCGCCGAGGACGTGGACCGGCTCGAGGAAGCGAAGGCCTTGCTGCGCGAGATCAACATGGGCGCGACGGCGATCGGGACGGGCATCACGGCGCCGGCGGGCTACACGGAGAAGGTGCGGGCGCAGCTGAGCCAGGTGACGGGCCTGCAGTTGATCACCGCGCCGGACCTCGTGGAGGCGACGAGCGACACGGGCGGCTTCGTGCAGGTGAGCGGCGTGCTCAAGCGCTGCGCGGTGAAGCTGAGCAAGGTCTGCAACGACCTGCGATTGCTGAGCAGCGGTCCGCGCACGGGGTTGGCGGAGATCCGCCTGCCGGCCATGCAACCGGGCTCGAGCATCATGCCGGGCAAGGTGAACCCCGTGATTCCCGAGGCGGTGAACCAGGTCTGCTTCGACGTCATCGGCGGCGACGTGACGGTGACGCTGGCCGCCGAGGCGGGGCAGCTGCAGCTGAACGTGTTCGAGCCGATCATCGCGTTCCGGCTGCTGCGGAACATCAGCGCGCTCACCAACGCGGTGCGCGTGCTGCGGGAAAAGTGCGTGGTCGGCATCGAGGCCAACCCGCAGGTGATGCGCGAGTACGTGGAGCGCTCGATCGGCCTCGTGACGGCGCTGCTGCCGGCGTTGGGCTACGAGCAATGCACGGCGTTGGCGAAGGAAGCGCTCGAGAGCGGGCGCGGAGTGGCCGAGCTGGTCATCGAGAAGAAGCTCATGACGCGCCGGCAACTCGACGAGGTGTTGGACCCCGCGGCGATGGTCAGCGGGAGTCACTGA
- a CDS encoding N(4)-(beta-N-acetylglucosaminyl)-L-asparaginase, with the protein MSTTRRDFLTTSAAAVAAAALPSVAQAGDAPLGAPALVGLGDSALRARPCVVSSSNGIRGVKVAFDQIVAGGDTLDAIIAGVNIQELDPEDTSVGLGGLPNRDGVVQLDASCMHGPTKRAGAVACLEDIATPSLVAKAVMDYTDHVMLVGQDARRFAIEMGFRTQNLLTEKTRQEWLRWRARLNPNDSFLDYDGDVAIKFTTGTINMNAVNAAGDLSSVTTTSGMAWKVPGRIGDSPIVGAGQYCDNTVGAAGSTGRGEANIKTCASYQIVEFMRNGLSPRDAALRTLERVVAMTERRLLDDRGRPKFDLQFYVVHKDGRYAGASLYEGSDFAVCDERGARTEDCAFLYRRSERPR; encoded by the coding sequence GTGAGCACCACCCGTCGCGATTTCCTGACCACCTCCGCCGCCGCGGTCGCCGCCGCCGCCCTTCCCTCCGTCGCGCAGGCTGGCGATGCGCCCCTGGGCGCACCCGCGCTGGTCGGACTCGGCGACTCGGCGCTGCGCGCGCGGCCCTGCGTGGTGTCGTCGTCCAACGGCATCCGCGGCGTGAAGGTCGCCTTCGACCAGATCGTCGCCGGCGGCGACACGCTGGACGCCATCATCGCCGGCGTGAACATCCAGGAACTGGATCCCGAGGACACATCGGTCGGGCTCGGCGGCTTGCCCAACCGAGACGGCGTCGTGCAGCTCGACGCCAGCTGCATGCACGGCCCCACCAAGCGCGCCGGCGCCGTGGCCTGCCTCGAGGACATCGCCACGCCCAGCTTGGTGGCGAAGGCGGTGATGGACTACACCGACCACGTGATGCTCGTCGGACAGGACGCACGGCGTTTTGCCATCGAGATGGGATTCCGGACGCAGAACCTGCTCACCGAGAAGACGAGGCAGGAGTGGCTGCGCTGGCGCGCCCGGCTGAATCCGAACGACAGCTTCCTCGACTACGATGGCGACGTCGCCATCAAGTTCACGACCGGCACGATCAACATGAACGCCGTGAACGCCGCCGGCGACCTCAGCTCCGTGACGACGACCAGCGGCATGGCGTGGAAGGTCCCCGGCCGCATCGGCGACTCCCCGATCGTCGGCGCGGGGCAGTATTGCGACAACACGGTCGGGGCCGCCGGCTCGACGGGCCGCGGCGAGGCGAACATCAAGACCTGCGCGTCGTATCAGATCGTCGAGTTCATGCGCAACGGCCTCTCGCCGCGCGACGCGGCGCTGCGCACGCTGGAGCGCGTGGTGGCGATGACGGAACGCCGCCTGCTCGACGACCGCGGCCGGCCGAAGTTCGACCTGCAGTTCTATGTGGTGCACAAGGACGGCCGCTATGCCGGCGCGTCGCTGTACGAGGGCTCGGACTTCGCCGTGTGTGACGAGCGGGGCGCACGCACCGAAGACTGCGCGTTCCTGTATCGGCGGAGTGAGCGGCCGCGATGA
- a CDS encoding M20/M25/M40 family metallo-hydrolase: MPLRFRPFVLLVACAASLATATATPLAAQSRQLTRWEQQARALLEELVEINTTHSTGSTVDAANAMARHMLAAGFPREDVVVVENAPRKGNLIVRYRGRSRSLKPILLLSHIDVVEANPADWTLPPFEFIERDGKFYGRGVADDKDESAIHLTLLLRMKAEGVVPDRDIIVALTADEEGGPENGVEYLLANRRELVDAAYVLNEGGGGRVDAGKRISNDVQAAEKYVVNFRLEATNSGGHSSVPRPDNAIYSLARALDRLSQLQQPVRLNETTRAYFTRQADILGGETGAAMRRLVANERDAAAAAIVSRDFSNNSRLRSTCVATLLEGGHAMNALPQRARATVNCRILPEETRAQVQERIVAAVNDTGVKVTVEREDSNSPASPLTPELLRAIEATTQEVFPGVPVVPTMSTGATDGAYFRAAGIPVYGVSGLFYSAPNAHGMNEQVESEAFYQGLEFMYRLVRRLTAGPGM, encoded by the coding sequence ATGCCGCTCCGATTCCGCCCGTTCGTCCTCCTCGTCGCCTGCGCGGCGTCCCTCGCGACCGCCACCGCGACGCCGCTCGCCGCGCAGAGTCGGCAACTGACGCGCTGGGAGCAGCAGGCCCGCGCCCTGTTGGAGGAACTCGTCGAGATCAACACGACGCATTCCACCGGCAGCACGGTCGATGCGGCCAACGCGATGGCGCGGCACATGCTCGCCGCCGGATTCCCGCGCGAAGACGTGGTCGTCGTGGAGAACGCCCCGCGGAAGGGCAACCTGATCGTGCGCTACCGCGGCCGCTCGCGCTCGCTCAAGCCGATCCTGCTGCTCTCGCACATCGACGTGGTCGAGGCGAATCCGGCCGACTGGACGCTGCCGCCCTTCGAGTTCATCGAGCGCGACGGCAAGTTCTATGGCCGCGGCGTGGCGGACGACAAGGACGAGAGCGCCATCCACCTCACGCTGCTGCTCCGCATGAAGGCTGAGGGGGTGGTGCCGGACCGCGACATCATCGTGGCGCTGACGGCGGACGAGGAGGGCGGTCCCGAGAACGGCGTGGAGTACCTGTTGGCCAATCGACGCGAGTTGGTGGACGCGGCCTACGTGCTCAACGAGGGCGGCGGCGGCCGGGTGGACGCGGGCAAGCGCATCTCGAACGACGTGCAGGCCGCCGAGAAGTACGTGGTGAACTTCCGCCTCGAGGCCACGAATTCCGGCGGGCACAGCTCCGTCCCGCGCCCGGACAACGCCATCTACTCGCTCGCCCGCGCGCTGGACCGTCTCTCGCAGCTCCAGCAGCCGGTGCGCCTGAACGAGACCACGCGCGCCTACTTCACGCGCCAGGCCGACATCCTGGGCGGCGAGACGGGCGCGGCGATGCGGCGGTTGGTGGCCAACGAGCGCGATGCCGCGGCCGCGGCGATCGTGTCACGCGACTTCTCCAACAATTCGCGCCTGCGCTCCACCTGCGTGGCGACGCTGTTGGAGGGCGGACACGCGATGAATGCGCTCCCGCAGCGCGCGCGCGCGACCGTGAACTGCCGCATCCTGCCCGAAGAGACGCGGGCGCAGGTGCAGGAGCGCATCGTCGCCGCGGTGAACGACACCGGGGTGAAGGTGACCGTCGAGCGCGAAGACTCCAACTCGCCGGCGTCGCCGCTGACGCCGGAGTTGTTGCGGGCCATCGAAGCCACCACGCAGGAAGTCTTCCCCGGAGTGCCGGTGGTCCCGACGATGAGCACGGGCGCCACCGATGGCGCGTACTTCCGCGCGGCGGGCATTCCCGTGTACGGCGTGAGCGGCCTCTTCTACAGCGCGCCCAACGCGCATGGCATGAACGAGCAGGTCGAGAGCGAGGCGTTCTACCAGGGCCTCGAATTCATGTACCGGCTCGTGCGACGTCTCACGGCCGGGCCCGGGATGTAA